AATATTAAAAGATATATTATTTATTATATCAGCCCATGAAATTATTAATAAACGCGGGCTTAGAACTTTAAGGCTAACCGTTATTATAAAAGTAAAATTTAAATAAGCCAAAGACTCTTTTTTACAATACATATAAAATAAATTTTTTCTACCAAACTTCACCTAAAATACATTTTACAACAAAAATATAGGAAGATAGACTATTATTAATTTATCTTCCTTTGTATTTTAATAATTATAAGTAAATTACTTAATTGTACCTAGAATAGCTATAATTCTATTAGATACTGCCTTCATTCCAGGAGTTTTAACTTTAATAAGATCTTTATATTTTTGCTCAATATGCTCTATCAATTTCTTGCTATCAGAATCAATTCCATCTGCCTTAGCTTTATAAGATGAAATAAGACTATCTATGGCTTTCCTCCAATTTAATTTCTGTAATTGCATTTCTTCAAGCTTGGACTTAATTTCTCTTAAATCAACAAGACTTAATTTATCAAGTTGCTCCCTATTCTCTTCTAATTTATTAATTATTCTCTCAAAACCAAACTGAAGATCTACTACTACAGCATTCATTATATCTTGAATCCATGTACCCTTGTTTGTATTATCCGATTCTACTTTTTTAAGAATTTCTGCAAAATCTTCTATTCTTGCTTTATTGTATAACAAAGAGGAATAAAATAATCGTCTTACTTCCTTATTATCATCATGATCTAATGTCTTACCATTAACATCATTTAACACAAATTTAAACACTTCATCTTTCATACCATATTGATTTGCATCCTCAACTTCAGCCTTATCTTGATTTAATAATCCCATAACACTATTAATATCATTTATAAGGGCAGATACTAATTCCCCTTTCTCATCTTTTATTACAGAATCTCCTCCTACTACTTTTTTAACAGAAACTTTATCCACAAAATCTTTTTTTATTGGTTCATCACCTTGAACGTCATTTACAACATCTTGAACATTATTTACAACATCTTTTAAAAAATTGTCAGGTCTTCCTTTATTATCCAATAATTTAGAATCTAGATTACAAGACGCTAACCCCAAAACTAATAATATAAATAAATTTTTTCTCACAAATATTCTCCTTCTTTAAGAATTAATAATCACTATTACTAAATAGTAATGATTATTAATTAATAATATATATATCACTTTATCTAAAATACAATTTTTTTAATTAAAATTACTATTTTTTATCAAAAAAATGATGAAAACATATTTAACAATATGTACAAATAATATAATTGAAATAAATCCTAAAGAAATTATTAATTTTTGTACAAATTACCTCTTAATATCAAATAGTATAATATTCTATTATCTACATTAAAAAACAAAATTTTACTATTGCTAGACTTTTCTACATTTTTAATATATACCTATTATTTAAGACCTTAGTTTCGTTAGAAGTTTTAATGTGTTTTTATACCATGCTAAATTTATATTACAATCTTATGATTCATTATATTTTTATACAAAATTTTACAACTATACAACTCTATCCTATACAATTTTATACAATAAACCGAATATTTTTAATTAGAACATATACATCCTATGAATGGATAATAACTAACAAATTATAGCAAATAAAATATATCTTTTTAGATATCATAAAACAAAAGATACTAAGGGCTTAATTCTCAGTATCTTTACTTTATAACTTAATTTATATCATTTTATTTATCATTTAATTATGTAATTTCGACTTATTGATTTTGACTACCAGAACCACTATTTCCAGATGCAACAGGAGTAGCATTAGTATTAATTTTCATTGCTTCTTTAATGGTTTTAAGTCCTTCATCAATAGCACTTCTTATTGCTATTGTTAATGTATCTAATGCTTTAGTTACGGCACTTGTTGTTGCTCCTCTAATTGCAGTAGAAATATCAGTATTACTATTTCCGTTAGCAAACTTACCACCTTTAGCTATCGCTCTTAACACTATACCTCCTGCTATAGTTGCGTCCTTTGCATTATTAGCATCAGCGCCAAAAGGTAAGGAAGAATTGAGGAAGGAAGAGGAGAGTAGGAAGGGAAGGATGGAAAGAATAAAGGGAATAGTGATGGTGATGGTGATGATGGTAGTGATGGGATGTAATAGTGGGGTGGTGGAAGCAGAGCAAGGAAAGAATAAATTTTTGAAGTCATTAGTTAATGTGAGTGAAGAATTTTTGAATGTTTTTACATCATTTGGGGAAATGGTGGGGAGTGTATTGGGGTTGCGTGTTGAGAGTAAGAAGTCGGATGTAGGGAAGTATTTTAAGGCAATTCAGGAGACTATAGAAGGAGTTAAAACAGGACTTAATAAGATTGTTGCTGAAATGAAGGAAGAAAAAAATCCAAATGCTGAGGGAGTAGAGAGTGCAGTTAAACATTAGTTGAGAGTAAACTAGATAAGATAATAGAAGGAGCAAAGACTGCTAGTGAGGCTAGTGGTATTACAGCATTACCCTCATTTTTCAGCACTATATCTACTATATTTTTTATTCCCCTTATCAAATTACCAATTTCACCTTTAGCACCCGTAGCACCTGCACCAACAGTAGCAACATTACCAAGTAGTTCATCACCTGTAGCTGGGGATGATAAAAAGGCTAAAGATGGTAATAGTTCAAGGGGAGCTAATGCTGGTGAAGAAAGCAAAAAACAAATAAATGAGGCTTTAATAACATACACAATACTGCAAATAAAAAAAGAGAGCTTTATCGCTCCCTTTGCTAACTATATTCAAGTCTTACTGCTGCCCCACTGCTTTTGGATCTCTTGCCTTATCTACTTCTTTCTTTACTTTCTCAAGTACATTCTTAACTGTCTTTTTTATTATATCTTCTACTGCTACTAATAGTTTATTTACTGCACTTATCCCTACTGCTTGTACTTCTTCCTTCCCTCCTGCTTGTCCATCTTGTGCTCCTGATGACAATTTACCATTCTTAACTAATGATCGTAACACTATTCCTCCTGATACTGCTGCTGCTTTAGCTGCTTCTTTTGCTAAATTAGCGGCATTACCTCCTTTTGCAAACGCCACCGCACTTGTATTTGCAGTTGCCTGATCTCCTACTCCTGTATCCGCATCACCCTCTGTTGATTTAACTATTGATGCTAAAATTTCCTTGCCACTTACCGTTGTTAATACTGCTGCTGCTTTACCTGCATCATTTACCCCCGCTTTGTTATCTGTAGCCAATATCTTAACTCCATCTTTATTGTCTGTTCCATTATTACCTACTTTTACTGCTAAATCTCCCGCTACTAACTTCTCAATATCTTCTTTATCAGCTATATCTACTATTCCTTTCAACGCCTTAAAGACACTCTTCAATTCATCTGCACTTGATGCTACTCCTTGGGCATTAGACGCCGCTTCACCTACAACATTGACATCACCTATCCCTTTTAATGATTCTAAATGCCCTTTTAATATACTTAAAGTCATCTTAGCTGAATCAACTGCCGCTCTTATTCCCTTATTTAACATACCTTCTTTATCAACATCTGCCGATGCTTTTTCTGCTACTTTCTCTAATTCTCCTGATGCAATCTCAAGTTTCTTACCAAGCCTATCAAAATAATTTCCCACTTCATTCTTCTTAGTAGTTGCTTTAACAGCAAATCCCAAGGAATCTGAAACCAATTCCAAAAATGAATAAAAAACATTCTCCGCACTTCTTCCTACTTCCAGCAGTACCTCACTTAAACTTTTAACTCCTCCTCCTGTTCCTTCCCCTTTTACTCCCCCACTATTACATCCCATCATCACCATCATCATCATCAATAATATTACTCTTACTTTCCCCTCTCCTTTTTTCTCTATATTCATTCTTCTAGCCTCCTTATTTATATTCATTATTAGCTTTTTCATAGCTTTTCTTTAAGGATTAGAAAAAAATGATTTATATAACACATACAATACCGCAAATAAAAAAAGAGAGCTATTTTGCTCTCATTAACTAAGTTTTTATTAAAAAATTTAATTATATTCTAAACTGTACTAGCTATCTTATTCTTTTATTCATTAATTTTGGCAACAGAACCTTCTCCTTGTTTAATCTCTCCTAACACTCTATTCCTTATTGCTATTGTCAATGTACTTAACATCTTATTCACTGCACTTGCTACTGCACCATTTACTGCATTTGCTGATTTCTCGTCACCCTTAGCCGCAAATTTACCATCCTTTGCCATTGATCTCAATGCTATCCCTGCTGCTATTACTGCATCTTTTTTTGCTGGATCTTTAATTTCTTTCTTGTCATTAACAGCTTTAGCAGCAGCAATACCTGCAGCATATTTTACTTCTTTAATATTTTTGTTATTATCAGCAGTTTCACTAGACTTCGCTATAGCTTGCAAAACATCAGCTCCACTTACTGCTCCTATTGATGCACTTGCCTTAGCTGCCTCTACATCTGTACCACTTGCTTTCTTTTCAAATAATTTCCCAATATCCTTTTTATCATTTTCTCCTGTCTTACTAGCTTCTGCATTTCCCTCATTCTCTCCTAACACCACCCCTACTATCTCTTTAATCCCTTTAACCAATGCCTTGACACTCTCAGAATCTGCTGGTGCAGGATCTTGACCACCATCTTTAGTAGCGCCTCCTATAACATCATTACCTGCAGCTCATTTAGCTGCTTCCTTGGCTCCTTCTTCGATCTTATCTATCTTCCCAATAAATTCCTCTACCTTCTCTTTCACTTTCTCATATTTCCCATTCTCAGCCAAAATCTCCCCTAATTTTACTTTTACTGTTTTCATAGTATTCTCAATCTTACTAAAATATTTCCCTATACCTTCCTTCTTTGTATCCTCCTTTATTCTTAATGTCTCGGTAACCATATCACCAAAAACAAAAAAACTTTTTAAAAACCTTTTTTAAAATTAACCACATAGCTTAAAAAATAATTATTTTTTTCTCTATCATCTATGATCACAACAAAACACTAAATGCAAAGTCACCATTATTTATCATTTTTCTTAATTTATTTATTTTATCTATTAATTTGCTCATATATCTTAAAATCCTAGTTTATAATAACAACACAATCACTAGTCTAAATCTTGCAATTAATCTACATTCAATCTAATCAATAAGCAAAATTTATACATAAAAACAAATAACCCTAAATAACAACAAAAACTAAGAACACTATGCTCCTAGTTTGTTTTTTCTTAATTTAATTTTTTCAGTCATTAAGTTACTTTACCTTTTAATTAAATATTAATCTTATAATAATTACTTAAATTATCTAACTTGACTGAGTAGAAATCTTTTTAGTAGATGCTGTAAGCTTCTTGATTGTATTTTCTGCAAGTTCTTTGGCTGAATTTACAAAATCATTAATCGCTGTATTTAGTTTACCAAGTTCTTCCGCTCTCTTAGTCTTATCACCATTATCTTTAACTAGAGCTTTTTTTACATCGGTATCTTGAGCATCATTTTTAGCAATATCAGAATGAGCTGTCTTCAATTTAGTTAAAAATCCTTCCCCTAAAGTCTTAGCAGCTAAAATCTTAGCCTTCATTCCATCAAACTTTTCAGCCTCTAACTCCAATGCTTTCAATTTTGTATTTACAGAAGTTATTATTTGATATGACCCAGAAACCAACGGTCCATTATGAACTACCATATAGAAATAGAAGAAAATCTAAATGTATCTCTAGATCTCCTCCTATTCTTAATTTTAAGTTAAGTAACTTAATATCTATCTTATTGTTAATTAGCTGCTTTTGGATTTCTTGCTTCATCTATTTTTTCTTTTGCTTTTTCAAGAACATTCTTTACTGTCTTTTTAATTATATCCTCTACTGCTCCTAATAACTTATTTGCCGCAGTTACTCCTATTCCTTGTACTTCTTTTCCTCCTCCTGTAGCATTATCCGCTGCTCCTTTTCCTAATTTACCTGTCTTAACCAATGATCGTAGCGCTATACCACCTGCTACCGCTGCTGCTTTCGGAGTATTTGCACCTGCTAAATGATTTGCTGATCCTCCTCTTGCAAAAGAAATTGCACTTGTATTTGCATCTGCAGACGCTCCTAATGCTGCATCATTCTCTTTTGACGCGATTACTGATGCTAAAATTTCTTTACCACTTACACTTGATAGTATCGCTGCTGCTTTACCTGCATCTGTTGCTGCAGGATTATCAGCACCACTTGTAGCCAATATCTTAGCTCCATCCTTATTATCTACTCCGGTCACATTTAATGCCGCAGTCCCTGCTTTTAACTCTGTAACACCTACTCCCTGTGCAACTTTCACTATCTCTTGCAATGCCTTAAGAGCTTTTTTTAATTCAGTTTCATCTACTGATGTTCCTACTGCAGCGGCACCACCACTTGCTGCCTCACCTACTATATTGTCATCTCCGATCCCTTTTAAAGACCCTAAATGTTCTATCAATATCTCTAAAATTTCCTTAGCTGAATTAACTGCCTTTCTAATTGAATTCTTTGATAAATCATCTTTATTAGTATCTGTCTCTGATTTTTTTGCCACCTCTTCTAACTCTTTTGAAGCATCTCCAAGCTTCTTACCTAGACTATCAAAATAATTTCCTACATCACTCTTCTTTGTATCCACTTTTGCAGTAAATCCCAATACATCTGACATTAACTCTATAAATGCATAAAATGCCCTTTCTGCACTTCTCCCTACTTCCATCATTGCTCCACTTAATCCTCTCCCGTCTCCTCCTCCTGCTCCTTCTCCTTTCACTCCTCCACTATTACATCCCATCATCACCATCATTATCATTAATATCACTACTCTTACTTTCCCCTCTCCTTTTTTCTCTTTATTCATTCTTCTAGCCTCCTTATTTTTTATTTTTTTCTAGCTACTTTATAGCTTTTATTTAAAATCAAAAAACAAATAAATGGGGCTTTATATAACATACACAATACCACAAATAAAAAAAGAGAGCTTGATTTCTCTCATTAACTAAATTTTTATTTAAAAAATTTAACTATATTCTCAATTTTATCCTAATGATCTTATTCTTATCTTATTCTTTTATTCATTAATTTTGACAACAGACCCTTCTCCTTGTTTAATCTCTCCTAACACCTTATTTATCTCTTTTAATCCTTCATCCACTCTATTCCTGATCGCCATCACCAATATACTCAACACCTTATTACTTGCTACTGCTCCATTCACTGCATTTGCATGTTTACCATCATCACCATCCTTAGCCGCAAATTTACCTTCCTTTCCCATCCCTCTCAATGCTATCCCTCCTGCTATTACTGCATCTTTCTTTGCTGCCCCTTCCTTAATTTCTTTCTTGCCATCAACAGCTTTAGCAACTGCTATCTCTGCTGCATCTCCAGCTTTCTCAATTCCCTCAGTATCATAAACAGAAGGATTCTCTTTAGATTTAACTATAGATTGCAACATATCAGCACCACTTACTGCTCCTATTGATGCACTTGCCTTAGCTGCATCTGCTTCTTGAGCTCTATTAGCATCTTCATCTGCAAACAACTTCCCAATATCCTTCTTATCACCATCTGCCGTCTTACTAGCATCTGCACTACCTTCACCATCCCTTAACACTATTCCAAAAATTGCCTTGATTCCTTTGACTAATGAAATAATAGATTCTTTATTAGCAGCAACTGCAGTCTGATTTTGAACAGCATTACAAATAAAAATGCCTTCATTAGCACCCTTTGCTGCTTCCTTGGCTCCTTCTTCAATCTTACTTATCTCCCCCCAATAAATTCCTCTACCTTACCTTTCACTTTCTCATATTTCCCATATTCTCCTACAATTTTCCCTAATTTCTCTTTTACTATCCTCCTTAATAATCGATATTAAAACTTATCTTTAATAATGTATTGTCTTTTTTTGTATGTACAATTTCATAAAATAAATAAACTGAATATCTTTCATTATATTTAAAAAACACAAATAATAAAATTAATAATATAAAGCAATATATCTTTACTCAACACACCATAAAATAAAAGATACAAAGAGCTTAACTCTTAGTATCTTATCTTTACAACTTTATTTTTCTTATTTTTTATTTACTTATATAATTTTGATTATTGATTTTTAACACCAGAACCACTCTTCTCAGATGTTGCTACAGGAGTATCATTATTAATTTTCATCACTTTTTTTATTTCTTTAAGACCCAAGTCCATTGCTTCTCTTATTGCTATTGTTAATGTATCTAATGCCTTACTTACTGCACTTACTGCTGCTCCCCTAACCGCAGTAACAACATCATTATTAGCATTATCCTTCTCATTAGCAAATTTTCCTCCCTTTGCCATCGCTCGCAATGCTATCCCCCCCGCTATAACAGCATCTTTAATATCAGAAGCAACACCAGTAACTTGAGCAGAAGCATTATGATTAGCTAACTTAGCTGAATCACCATTATTTTTAGAAATAGCTTGCAATATGTCAGCTCCAGTAACGGCCCCAACTGCTTTTGCTGCATCTGCTGCTGCCTTCTTCGCATCTGCGGCAATAGCACCATTATTATCAGTATTACCAAATAATTTTCCTGCATCACCAGCATTATTACCTCTTGCCCCAAGAGCATCGGCTTTTTTACCATCTCCAGCCTCAGCACTTCCTTTGTTCTTAAGTACTATATCCACAATTGATTTAATGCCCTTTACTAAATTTTCAACACCATCGCCCTTAGCTCCAGCACCAGCACCATTAGCACCACCAGCAGCAACATTACCTATGAAGTCATTAGCATCACCACCAATTGCCTCACTTGCTGTCTTTGCCCCAGTAATTATTTTATCAAGTGTTTCACTAACTAATTTATTTACTGCAGTCTCAGTAGCTGCAGCATGAGGATTACTCTCTTTTTTCATTTCAGCAACAATTTTATTAAGCCCATCCTTGGCTCCTTGCACAGTATCTTGAACTGTCTTAAAGTAAGCAGCAACATCGGACTTCTTAGAATCGGCCTTCAATCCCAATACACTCCCCACCATTTCCCCAAATGATGTGAAAACATTCAAAAATTCTTCACTCACATTAACTAAAGATTGCAAAAATTTATTTTTACCTTGCTCTGCTTCTCCTACTCCCCCACTATTACATACCATCACTATCATCATCATCAATATTATTCCCTTTATTCTCATTCTATCCCACATCTTATCCATTCTATTCCCTCTCTCTCTCACTCTCTCTATTCATCTCTTCCCTTTTATTTCTCCTTCTTTTACTTCTCTATTCATTTTCTTTGCCTCCTTATTTATATTCATTATTAGCTTTTTCATAGCTTATTTATTAAGGATTAGAAGAAAAAAAATGATTTATATAACACACACAATACCTAAAATAAAAAAAGAGAGCTTGATTGCTCTCATTAACCAAGTTTTTATTAAAAAATTTAATTATATCCTAAATTGTACTAATTATCTTATTCTTTTATTCATTAATTTTGGCAACAGATCCTTCTCCTTGTTTAATCTCTCCTAACACCTTATTTATCTCTTTTAATCCTTCATCCAATCTATTCCTGATTGCTATTGTCAATGTACTCAATACCTTATTTACTGCACTTGCTACTGCCCCATTGACTGTCTTTAATGCATCTTCATCATTATCCTTAATAGAAAATTTACCTCCTTTAGTCATACCTCTAAGTGCTATACCTCCCGCTATTACTGCATCCTTCTTTGCCCCTTCCTTAATTTCTTTCTTACCAGCTAACATCAGCACCTGCATCTCCCTTCCCTTTTAACACAATCTCAACTATCTCTTTAATTCCTTTCACCAAAGATTTAACACTTCGTAATTCTGAAGGAGATGCATCCCCATTTTTGACAGCACTTCCTATTACTTCACTACCTCCACCACTAGCTCCTAAAGCTGCTTCTTTTGCTCCTGCAGCTATCTTATCTACAGTACCACTAATAAACTCCTCAACTACCTTCCTAACTTTCTCATATTGCCCATTCTTTGATACTTCTTCTTGCAACTTTTCCTTTACTGAATTCATAGTCTTCTCAATATCACTAAAATACTTACCTATATCACTTTTTTTAGTCTCTGCCTTTAT
The nucleotide sequence above comes from Borrelia duttonii Ly. Encoded proteins:
- a CDS encoding complement regulator-acquiring protein, translating into MRKNLFILLVLGLASCNLDSKLLDNKGRPDNFLKDVVNNVQDVVNDVQGDEPIKKDFVDKVSVKKVVGGDSVIKDEKGELVSALINDINSVMGLLNQDKAEVEDANQYGMKDEVFKFVLNDVNGKTLDHDDNKEVRRLFYSSLLYNKARIEDFAEILKKVESDNTNKGTWIQDIMNAVVVDLQFGFERIINKLEENREQLDKLSLVDLREIKSKLEEMQLQKLNWRKAIDSLISSYKAKADGIDSDSKKLIEHIEQKYKDLIKVKTPGMKAVSNRIIAILGTIK
- a CDS encoding variable large family protein, producing the protein MNIEKKGEGKVRVILLMMMMVMMGCNSGGVKGEGTGGGVKSLSEVLLEVGRSAENVFYSFLELVSDSLGFAVKATTKKNEVGNYFDRLGKKLEIASGELEKVAEKASADVDKEGMLNKGIRAAVDSAKMTLSILKGHLESLKGIGDVNVVGEAASNAQGVASSADELKSVFKALKGIVDIADKEDIEKLVAGDLAVKVGNNGTDNKDGVKILATDNKAGVNDAGKAAAVLTTVSGKEILASIVKSTEGDADTGVGDQATANTSAVAFAKGGNAANLAKEAAKAAAVSGGIVLRSLVKNGKLSSGAQDGQAGGKEEVQAVGISAVNKLLVAVEDIIKKTVKNVLEKVKKEVDKARDPKAVGQQ
- a CDS encoding Vsp/OspC family lipoprotein, translated to MVVHNGPLVSGSYQIITSVNTKLKALELEAEKFDGMKAKILAAKTLGEGFLTKLKTAHSDIAKNDAQDTDVKKALVKDNGDKTKRAEELGKLNTAINDFVNSAKELAENTIKKLTASTKKISTQSS
- a CDS encoding variable large family protein, which codes for MNKEKKGEGKVRVVILMIMMVMMGCNSGGVKGEGAGGGDGRGLSGAMMEVGRSAERAFYAFIELMSDVLGFTAKVDTKKSDVGNYFDSLGKKLGDASKELEEVAKKSETDTNKDDLSKNSIRKAVNSAKEILEILIEHLGSLKGIGDDNIVGEAASGGAAAVGTSVDETELKKALKALQEIVKVAQGVGVTELKAGTAALNVTGVDNKDGAKILATSGADNPAATDAGKAAAILSSVSGKEILASVIASKENDAALGASADANTSAISFARGGSANHLAGANTPKAAAVAGGIALRSLVKTGKLGKGAADNATGGGKEVQGIGVTAANKLLGAVEDIIKKTVKNVLEKAKEKIDEARNPKAAN
- a CDS encoding variable large family protein; the encoded protein is MDKMWDRMRIKGIILMMMIVMVCNSGGVGEAEQGKNKFLQSLVNVSEEFLNVFTSFGEMVGSVLGLKADSKKSDVAAYFKTVQDTVQGAKDGLNKIVAEMKKESNPHAAATETAVNKLVSETLDKIITGAKTASEAIGGDANDFIGNVAAGGANGAGAGAKGDGVENLVKGIKSIVDIVLKNKGSAEAGDGKKADALGARGNNAGDAGKLFGNTDNNGAIAADAKKAAADAAKAVGAVTGADILQAISKNNGDSAKLANHNASAQVTGVASDIKDAVIAGGIALRAMAKGGKFANEKDNANNDVVTAVRGAAVSAVSKALDTLTIAIREAMDLGLKEIKKVMKINNDTPVATSEKSGSGVKNQ